One window of the Oceanicaulis sp. genome contains the following:
- the ccoP gene encoding cytochrome-c oxidase, cbb3-type subunit III → MTKETDKSPAGEKPEVDAYSGVDTTGHEWDGIKELDNPLPRWWLWIFYATIAWAVVYMIFMPALPAPPGFDGHTRGLRNHSERANVTEALAELQASRGPMFARLQQAAADGGIEAIERDPELLNFALAAGESAFGDNCATCHGAGAQGFIGYPNLNDDVWIWDGTFEGIQYTLHKGIRWEQNPDTRFSQMPAYGQDGLLSREEIAAVADHVMTLAGMIEPTEAGRTVGTEIFNQQCSTCHGADGTGDRTIGAPNLVDRDWLYGSEPENIRASIYRGPYGVMPAWEERLDEEVITALAAYVFLLGGGEREAFTEAALDPAISGGADTDGAAGR, encoded by the coding sequence ATGACTAAAGAGACCGACAAAAGTCCTGCCGGCGAAAAGCCCGAAGTGGACGCCTATTCCGGCGTGGACACGACCGGACACGAATGGGACGGCATCAAGGAGCTGGATAATCCGCTCCCGCGCTGGTGGCTGTGGATCTTCTACGCCACCATCGCCTGGGCGGTGGTCTACATGATCTTCATGCCGGCCCTGCCCGCCCCGCCGGGCTTCGACGGACACACCCGCGGGCTGCGCAATCACTCCGAGCGCGCCAACGTCACCGAGGCGCTGGCCGAACTTCAGGCCTCGCGCGGGCCGATGTTCGCCCGGCTTCAGCAGGCGGCGGCAGACGGGGGTATTGAAGCGATCGAGCGCGATCCCGAACTGTTGAACTTCGCACTGGCCGCCGGCGAAAGCGCGTTCGGCGACAATTGCGCGACCTGCCACGGCGCCGGCGCTCAGGGCTTCATCGGCTATCCGAACCTGAACGACGACGTGTGGATCTGGGACGGCACGTTCGAGGGCATCCAGTACACCCTGCACAAGGGCATCCGCTGGGAGCAGAACCCCGACACCCGCTTCTCCCAGATGCCGGCCTACGGGCAGGACGGACTTCTCAGCCGTGAGGAGATCGCTGCGGTCGCCGACCACGTCATGACCCTGGCGGGCATGATCGAGCCCACCGAGGCGGGCCGGACCGTCGGTACCGAGATCTTCAACCAGCAGTGCTCGACCTGCCACGGCGCGGACGGGACCGGAGACCGGACCATCGGCGCGCCGAACCTGGTGGACCGGGACTGGCTCTACGGATCGGAGCCCGAGAACATCCGGGCGAGCATCTATCGCGGGCCCTACGGCGTGATGCCGGCCTGGGAGGAGCGCCTGGACGAGGAAGTCATCACTGCGCTCGCCGCCTATGTCTTCTTGCTGGGCGGAGGCGAACGCGAAGCCTTCACCGAAGCCGCGCTCGATCCTGCGATCAGCGGCGGCGCAGACACGGACGGAGCCGCCGGGCGCTAG
- the ccoO gene encoding cytochrome-c oxidase, cbb3-type subunit II: protein MAKKTNPIWGWHKKVLEQNSIVLTAGVLVVVSIGGIVEIAPLFYLDETIEEVEGVRPYTPLAVMGRDIYIREGCYTCHSQMIRPLRDEVERYGHYSLAAESMYDHPFQWGSKRTGPDLARVGGKYSDEWHRDHFRDPRSVVPESIMPPYAFLADTPLEIDVVEGRLKALMRVGVPYDEQGRLENAVNDVYTQLDPFSSDYDAFLERYPGAPIRDFDGNDRIVSELDALIAYIQVLGTMVDFETYEADADENLR, encoded by the coding sequence ATGGCCAAGAAAACCAATCCGATCTGGGGCTGGCACAAGAAGGTTCTCGAGCAGAACTCGATCGTGCTCACCGCCGGCGTGCTCGTCGTGGTCTCCATCGGCGGCATCGTCGAGATCGCCCCGCTCTTCTATCTCGACGAAACCATCGAAGAGGTGGAGGGCGTGCGCCCCTACACCCCGCTCGCGGTGATGGGCCGGGACATCTACATTCGCGAGGGCTGCTACACCTGCCACTCGCAGATGATCCGCCCGCTGCGCGACGAGGTGGAGCGCTACGGCCACTACTCGCTGGCCGCCGAGAGCATGTACGACCACCCCTTCCAGTGGGGCTCCAAGCGGACGGGGCCCGATCTGGCACGGGTCGGCGGCAAGTATTCCGACGAATGGCACCGCGACCATTTCCGCGATCCGCGCTCGGTCGTGCCTGAATCGATCATGCCGCCCTACGCCTTCCTGGCCGACACCCCGCTTGAGATCGACGTGGTCGAGGGCCGGCTGAAGGCGCTGATGCGCGTGGGCGTGCCCTATGACGAGCAGGGCCGGCTCGAGAACGCGGTGAACGACGTCTACACCCAGCTCGACCCGTTCTCTTCGGACTACGACGCTTTCCTCGAGCGCTATCCGGGCGCGCCGATCCGCGATTTCGACGGCAACGACCGGATCGTCTCCGAGCTCGACGCGCTGATCGCCTACATCCAGGTGCTCGGCACCATGGTCGACTTCGAGACCTACGAAGCCGACGCCGACGAGAATCTGAGGTAG
- a CDS encoding cbb3-type cytochrome c oxidase subunit 3 has protein sequence MYEPLSSFAQTWGLLLFVAFFIGAAVYAFWPKNKDKFEEAARVPLEDDDRPAAAEESAGDKDRSHD, from the coding sequence ATGTACGAACCGCTCTCCAGCTTCGCGCAGACCTGGGGCCTTCTGCTGTTCGTCGCCTTCTTCATCGGCGCGGCGGTCTACGCCTTTTGGCCGAAGAACAAGGACAAGTTCGAAGAGGCCGCCCGCGTCCCGCTCGAAGACGACGACCGGCCCGCCGCCGCTGAAGAAAGCGCCGGAGACAAGGATCGCAGCCATGACTAA
- a CDS encoding sulfite exporter TauE/SafE family protein, with protein sequence MTHPGLDIGPLLGGRAELDFLAGLIAGFAASLHCLTMCSGIAAAIGAAGSDRPVLARARTVSLASAGRIAVYVALGAIAGWLGQGFQSAAPPEAARLLARYLSAVVLLIAALTVLEIPLFGGRLGQAAARLAGPMTRRLHRLHRLGAVGLGLAWGLVPCAMVYVTTFYAGLSGSAAQGALVMAGFGLGTAPAMIAAGAGAGALAALTRASAARWVAAAALVVLAGVTAAGV encoded by the coding sequence TTGACACACCCAGGTCTGGACATCGGGCCGCTTCTGGGCGGCCGCGCCGAGCTCGACTTTCTCGCCGGGCTGATCGCGGGATTCGCCGCCAGTCTTCACTGTCTGACGATGTGCTCAGGAATCGCCGCGGCGATCGGCGCGGCGGGAAGCGACCGGCCCGTGCTCGCCCGGGCGCGCACGGTGTCGCTGGCGAGCGCAGGGCGGATCGCGGTCTATGTCGCGCTGGGCGCGATCGCGGGCTGGCTGGGTCAGGGCTTTCAGAGCGCCGCCCCGCCCGAGGCCGCGCGGCTTCTGGCGCGCTATCTCTCAGCGGTGGTGCTGCTGATCGCCGCGCTCACGGTGCTGGAAATCCCGCTTTTCGGCGGGCGGCTGGGACAGGCCGCCGCCCGGCTCGCCGGCCCGATGACGCGGCGGCTGCACAGGCTTCACCGGCTGGGCGCGGTCGGGCTGGGGCTCGCCTGGGGGCTGGTGCCGTGCGCGATGGTCTATGTGACGACCTTTTACGCGGGGCTTTCGGGCTCGGCCGCGCAGGGCGCGCTGGTCATGGCCGGGTTCGGGCTGGGCACCGCGCCGGCGATGATCGCAGCCGGGGCGGGCGCGGGCGCTCTGGCGGCCCTCACACGCGCGAGCGCCGCCCGCTGGGTCGCAGCGGCGGCGCTTGTCGTGCTCGCAGGGGTGACCGCGGCCGGCGTCTAG
- the ccoN gene encoding cytochrome-c oxidase, cbb3-type subunit I, protein MVGVYSSNGVLNDKTEYAENVVKYGVVASMFWAIAGLLVGVIIAFQLAFPDILQHPALEEFNFGRLRPVHTSAVIFAFGGNVLIATSFYVVQRTCRTRLAGGIWPWFVFWGYQLFIVVAATGYLLGITQGKEYAEPEWYADLWLTLVWVVYLLVFLGTLAKRKEPHIYVANWFYLAFIVTIAMLHVVNNLAMPVSPIGSRSFSAFAGVQDALTQWWYGHNAVGFFLTAGFLAIMYYFIPKRAERPVFSYRLSIIHFWALIFIYIWAGPHHLHYTALPEWAQTLGMTFSVILWMPSWGGMINGLMTLSGAWDKLRTDPVIRMLVVSVAFYGMSTFEGPVMSIRAVNSLSHYTDWTIGHVHSGALGWVGFISFGAIYCLVPWLWKRKGMFSRALIEWHFWIATLGILLYITSMWVSGIMQGLMWRAYNSLGFLEYSFVETVEAMHPYYIIRALGGVLYLVGALLMAWNVYKTIKGDVKKTEDEAQPQSAAIQPAE, encoded by the coding sequence ATGGTGGGGGTGTACTCCAGCAACGGCGTGCTGAACGACAAGACCGAGTACGCCGAGAACGTCGTCAAATACGGCGTCGTCGCCTCCATGTTCTGGGCGATCGCAGGGCTTCTGGTCGGCGTAATCATCGCCTTCCAGCTCGCCTTCCCCGACATATTGCAGCATCCCGCGCTCGAGGAGTTCAATTTCGGACGGCTGCGGCCGGTGCACACCAGCGCGGTGATCTTCGCCTTCGGCGGCAACGTGCTGATCGCCACGAGCTTCTATGTCGTCCAGCGCACCTGCCGGACTCGGCTGGCGGGCGGGATCTGGCCCTGGTTCGTGTTCTGGGGCTACCAGCTCTTCATCGTGGTCGCGGCGACCGGCTACCTGCTGGGCATCACCCAGGGCAAGGAATACGCCGAGCCCGAATGGTACGCGGATCTGTGGCTGACGCTGGTCTGGGTCGTCTACCTGCTGGTCTTCCTGGGCACGCTGGCCAAGCGCAAGGAACCCCACATCTACGTGGCGAACTGGTTCTACCTGGCCTTCATCGTGACCATCGCGATGCTGCACGTGGTCAACAACCTGGCCATGCCGGTCTCCCCGATCGGCTCGCGCAGCTTCTCCGCCTTCGCCGGCGTTCAGGACGCGCTGACCCAGTGGTGGTACGGCCACAACGCCGTGGGCTTCTTCCTGACCGCCGGCTTCCTGGCGATCATGTACTACTTCATCCCCAAGCGGGCCGAGCGGCCGGTCTTCTCCTACCGGCTGTCGATCATCCACTTCTGGGCGCTGATCTTCATCTACATCTGGGCCGGCCCGCACCACCTGCACTACACCGCGCTGCCTGAATGGGCGCAGACGCTGGGCATGACCTTCTCGGTGATCCTGTGGATGCCCAGCTGGGGCGGCATGATCAACGGCCTGATGACGCTTTCGGGCGCGTGGGACAAGCTTCGCACCGATCCGGTGATCCGGATGCTCGTCGTCTCTGTGGCCTTCTACGGCATGTCGACCTTCGAAGGCCCGGTGATGTCGATCCGGGCGGTCAATTCGCTCAGCCACTACACCGACTGGACGATCGGCCACGTGCACTCCGGCGCTCTGGGCTGGGTGGGCTTCATCAGCTTCGGCGCGATCTACTGCCTGGTGCCGTGGCTCTGGAAGCGCAAGGGGATGTTCTCCCGCGCGCTGATCGAGTGGCACTTCTGGATCGCGACCCTGGGCATCCTTCTGTACATCACCTCGATGTGGGTCAGCGGGATCATGCAGGGCCTGATGTGGCGGGCGTACAACTCGCTGGGCTTCCTCGAATACTCGTTCGTCGAGACCGTCGAGGCGATGCACCCCTACTACATCATCCGCGCCCTGGGCGGCGTTCTGTACCTGGTCGGCGCGCTGCTAATGGCCTGGAACGTCTACAAGACCATCAAGGGCGACGTGAAGAAGACCGAGGACGAGGCCCAGCCTCAGTCCGCCGCCATCCAGCCGGCCGAGTAA